One genomic segment of Rubripirellula amarantea includes these proteins:
- a CDS encoding Gfo/Idh/MocA family protein: MKSLNRRTFLAASAATGLTTSLAPRVMASSTANEVNLGFISCGGRAGELMKQFTAVEGANIAALCDVDESRVGLAKQRFPKAETFTDMRKLLESPSVDAVVIATCNHWHCLAAIWAMEAGKDVYVEKPLSHSQWEGRQTVAAARKYNKICQIGTQQRSDPMQAEIKKFLHEEKALGEIESARVNRFGIRQPIGKRETPLDIDKNVAYDLWLGPAQDQPIYRNSLHYDWHWDWNTGSGEMGNWGVHVLDDLRNNVFQDSVKLPQRILGGGGRVAYNDAGQTPNVHFVFFDTGSIPVVIGLSNLPAKPGSKKVAGHPGPASGYIAYCEGGRFEGQRGKGVATDNDGKVIRTFKGAGDIKHQANFIDAVRAQDRSMLNAEIEVGNDTTGWCNLANIAARTGQRFTKESANEVSHEGWTELLGEMDSHLKAHGLQLDNEQISLSPMLKLDQKTEQFVGEGSDQANELLKRQYRSGYEVPEIV, translated from the coding sequence ATGAAATCTCTGAATCGACGCACCTTTTTAGCGGCCTCTGCTGCTACTGGATTGACCACTTCCTTGGCTCCACGCGTGATGGCGTCGTCAACGGCGAACGAAGTGAACCTGGGCTTCATTAGTTGTGGCGGGCGTGCTGGTGAGCTGATGAAGCAATTCACAGCCGTCGAAGGAGCGAACATCGCAGCCTTGTGCGATGTCGATGAGTCTCGGGTCGGACTTGCGAAACAGCGATTTCCCAAGGCTGAAACATTCACCGACATGCGAAAGCTGCTCGAATCGCCTTCAGTCGATGCCGTCGTGATTGCAACGTGTAACCACTGGCACTGCTTAGCGGCCATTTGGGCGATGGAAGCGGGCAAGGACGTTTATGTCGAAAAGCCTCTATCCCATTCGCAATGGGAAGGTCGCCAAACCGTCGCCGCCGCTCGTAAGTACAACAAAATTTGCCAAATCGGGACGCAACAACGAAGCGATCCGATGCAGGCTGAGATCAAGAAATTTCTGCACGAGGAAAAAGCTCTCGGCGAGATCGAGTCCGCACGGGTCAATCGTTTCGGCATTCGCCAGCCGATCGGCAAACGCGAAACTCCGCTCGATATTGACAAGAACGTGGCCTACGATTTGTGGCTAGGTCCGGCTCAGGATCAGCCGATCTACCGAAACTCGCTTCACTACGATTGGCACTGGGATTGGAACACCGGCAGTGGCGAAATGGGCAACTGGGGCGTTCACGTTCTCGATGACCTGCGAAACAACGTGTTCCAAGATTCGGTCAAGCTGCCCCAACGCATTTTGGGTGGCGGCGGTCGAGTGGCCTACAACGATGCTGGCCAAACTCCGAACGTTCATTTCGTCTTCTTTGACACCGGATCGATTCCGGTGGTAATTGGGTTGTCGAATTTGCCCGCTAAGCCCGGATCGAAAAAGGTTGCCGGTCACCCCGGTCCAGCCAGCGGTTACATCGCGTATTGCGAAGGTGGTCGTTTCGAAGGCCAACGCGGTAAGGGTGTGGCTACGGACAACGATGGCAAGGTGATTCGAACGTTCAAAGGCGCCGGTGACATCAAACATCAAGCCAACTTTATCGACGCCGTCCGTGCACAAGATCGTTCGATGTTGAATGCCGAAATCGAAGTCGGAAATGATACGACCGGTTGGTGCAACCTAGCGAACATTGCTGCTCGAACTGGCCAGCGTTTTACGAAGGAATCCGCCAACGAAGTTTCGCATGAAGGTTGGACCGAACTGCTCGGCGAAATGGATTCCCATCTAAAGGCGCACGGTCTTCAGTTGGACAACGAACAGATTTCGCTAAGCCCGATGTTGAAGCTCGATCAGAAAACCGAGCAATTCGTGGGTGAAGGTTCCGACCAAGCGAATGAGCTTCTCAAGCGGCAATATCGTAGCGGCTACGAAGTCCCGGAAATCGTTTAG
- the dcd gene encoding dCTP deaminase, with protein sequence MLLSGDEIRKRQENQCRIEPYQEDRLNPNSYNLSLHDELLIYEEVVLDAASPNRYRRISIPEEGLTLQPGILYLGRTVEYTETHGVVPMIQGRSSLGRLGLFINPGGSVGDAGYKGTWTIEMHCVQPVRIYAGMQVCQIYYLTIEGECTEYCSEKYQNSRDIQPSLLFQELGNPDGDRQLELKFEELLLGAQQT encoded by the coding sequence ATGTTGCTTTCCGGTGACGAAATTCGCAAACGTCAAGAAAACCAGTGCCGGATCGAACCTTACCAGGAAGATCGCCTGAATCCGAACAGTTACAACCTGTCGCTTCACGACGAACTACTGATCTATGAAGAAGTCGTTTTGGACGCTGCTTCCCCCAATCGTTACCGCCGAATTTCGATTCCCGAGGAAGGTTTGACCCTGCAGCCAGGGATTTTGTACCTCGGCCGGACCGTCGAATACACCGAAACTCACGGGGTCGTTCCGATGATTCAAGGGCGAAGTTCGCTCGGAAGACTCGGATTGTTCATCAACCCCGGCGGCAGCGTCGGCGATGCGGGATACAAAGGCACCTGGACAATCGAAATGCACTGCGTTCAACCCGTGCGCATCTACGCCGGAATGCAGGTCTGCCAAATCTACTATCTGACGATTGAGGGTGAGTGCACGGAATACTGCAGCGAGAAGTATCAGAACAGTCGTGACATCCAACCGAGCCTGTTGTTCCAAGAGCTTGGCAATCCGGATGGCGATCGGCAACTCGAATTGAAATTCGAAGAGCTATTGCTGGGCGCCCAACAAACTTAG
- a CDS encoding HD-GYP domain-containing protein, with protein sequence MKCKQVSIDLLVVGTPLVAPVMDPRDDRVKLLSAGIPVTQEFINRLKERHIDSVLMSERDLAVCMAFESEGRRTKVPPALDYVQSTMVNEMSEYIDDKIDDQQVSQEIPETNDPLIAQIDRPIDLAYGSELKRQWAIESDRRIQTSLEVFEESLHSNTVSLEPLVGTCHELIERLVEDPDALVALATSPADCNYPSRHGVHLASLALAIGLTMRLDQNHLMDLALGCLIHDVGMSAVGTAFFDIKTPLSHGSIRRLSNHPVKAIDISAKFGGELPELSRLVLYQIHERCDGSGYPRGRIKSQIHPLARIASVADAFIGMVSKRRHRLAIQGYYANVAILNEMQSGKFDAAAVRALLETVSLHPIGTFVNLSNECIGRVLRTGGEEYVKPTIEMWHPNKLDAKPAIVNLKYDETIRIRSARAA encoded by the coding sequence GTGAAATGTAAACAGGTTTCAATCGACCTCTTGGTGGTGGGCACTCCACTCGTTGCGCCGGTCATGGATCCTCGCGATGACCGAGTGAAATTGCTGTCGGCCGGCATTCCGGTCACTCAAGAATTTATCAACCGACTCAAAGAGCGTCATATCGATTCGGTGTTGATGAGCGAACGCGACTTAGCGGTATGCATGGCGTTTGAATCGGAGGGTCGCCGGACGAAAGTACCACCAGCGCTCGATTACGTGCAGTCAACCATGGTCAATGAAATGTCCGAGTACATCGATGACAAGATTGACGACCAACAGGTTTCACAAGAAATTCCAGAGACCAATGATCCACTCATAGCTCAGATTGACCGACCCATTGATTTGGCCTACGGCAGCGAGCTTAAGCGACAATGGGCAATAGAAAGCGACCGCCGAATCCAAACATCTTTGGAGGTGTTCGAGGAATCCTTGCACAGCAACACTGTGTCATTAGAGCCCTTGGTTGGCACTTGTCACGAATTGATTGAGCGTCTTGTGGAAGACCCTGATGCGTTGGTAGCCCTGGCGACGAGTCCGGCGGATTGCAACTACCCGAGTCGGCACGGCGTGCACTTGGCATCATTGGCACTAGCGATCGGATTAACAATGCGTCTCGACCAAAATCATTTGATGGATCTGGCCTTGGGCTGTCTGATCCACGACGTGGGGATGTCGGCCGTGGGAACCGCGTTCTTCGATATCAAAACTCCGCTGTCACATGGATCCATCCGTCGTCTTTCGAACCATCCCGTCAAAGCGATTGATATTTCGGCGAAGTTTGGAGGTGAGCTACCCGAGTTGTCCCGCTTGGTGCTGTATCAAATTCACGAGCGATGTGACGGCAGTGGCTATCCGCGGGGTCGGATCAAATCTCAGATTCATCCTTTGGCTCGGATTGCTTCGGTGGCAGATGCGTTTATCGGCATGGTAAGTAAGCGAAGACACCGACTTGCCATTCAGGGGTACTATGCCAACGTTGCGATCTTGAACGAAATGCAGTCGGGAAAGTTCGATGCAGCCGCTGTTCGAGCATTGCTGGAAACTGTATCGCTGCATCCGATTGGCACCTTCGTGAACCTGAGCAACGAATGCATCGGCCGTGTTTTGCGAACCGGCGGCGAAGAGTACGTGAAGCCAACGATCGAAATGTGGCACCCAAACAAGCTTGACGCAAAACCGGCTATCGTCAACTTAAAGTACGACGAAACGATTCGGATCAGAAGCGCCCGCGCGGCCTAA
- a CDS encoding Gfo/Idh/MocA family oxidoreductase, whose product MVDKLSADQREVGKHNYYSAIGSYYDVNRRDFLRGIVAGGVATGAGLGAAYFGYGKVDKPVRIAVIGTGDEGNVLIGGCNPDYVEVKAICDIRPFGQHRAFHGDWSSPSALGRRPGLISVAGYKDEAEARRNVKVYDGSNGGIMACLDDPDIEAVIIALPLFLHAPVAAQAMKRGLHVLTEKLMAHNVAQCKVMSRMAAELTDPAGNPLHLATGHQRHYNVKYDNAINLIKWGLLGQLHHIRAQWHRDNVPGADSWKMPIPGGEKMANGKMYNKILGDIKNRQRKFEETSDPDERNRLLQEIAMFKAWDADKDVDPSKHGYKDFSLGDDVFTAMEELHRWRLFDRTGAGLMAELGSHQLDAVSIFLSSLRDDGKKVHPLSVHAVGGRHIMPKDRSVGDHVYCMYEFPGPEYDPTFGVGYYDRVANYPKSEFKNGAWQQVEPVPGYDVDPNKKVVVTYSSINGNGFGGWGEVVMGTKGTLVLDKETDVLLYRNSDTSSKVGVAKQAGGYALDTSASGDLTAPVAQAADSGPVSRGYREEIEHWAYCIRNPDKENRPRCYPEVAMGDAVIALGTNVALKNAAEGKSGYLEFDEAWFDIDNDAVPDGSDIAAETEFMKQPVA is encoded by the coding sequence ATGGTCGATAAACTTTCCGCCGACCAGCGCGAAGTTGGCAAACATAATTACTACAGCGCCATCGGCAGTTACTACGACGTTAACCGACGCGACTTCCTACGCGGCATCGTGGCCGGTGGTGTCGCTACTGGTGCTGGTCTTGGTGCGGCGTATTTTGGTTACGGCAAGGTCGACAAGCCCGTACGCATCGCGGTCATCGGTACCGGCGATGAAGGGAACGTGTTGATCGGTGGTTGCAACCCTGACTACGTCGAAGTGAAAGCCATTTGCGACATTCGGCCTTTTGGTCAGCATCGCGCTTTTCACGGCGATTGGTCGTCCCCTTCGGCGCTTGGACGTCGTCCCGGCTTGATCAGTGTTGCTGGCTATAAAGACGAAGCAGAAGCACGACGCAACGTGAAGGTCTACGACGGATCCAACGGCGGCATCATGGCGTGCCTGGATGATCCAGATATCGAAGCGGTGATCATTGCATTGCCACTATTCTTGCACGCTCCCGTCGCGGCTCAGGCAATGAAGCGCGGCTTGCATGTGTTGACCGAAAAACTGATGGCCCACAACGTGGCTCAGTGCAAAGTGATGTCGCGAATGGCGGCTGAGCTGACTGACCCCGCAGGCAACCCTCTGCATTTGGCGACCGGTCACCAACGTCACTACAACGTCAAATACGACAACGCCATCAATCTGATCAAGTGGGGGTTGCTGGGACAACTTCACCACATTCGAGCTCAATGGCACCGTGACAACGTTCCGGGCGCTGATAGTTGGAAGATGCCGATCCCGGGCGGCGAAAAGATGGCCAACGGGAAGATGTACAACAAGATTCTCGGCGACATCAAGAACCGCCAGAGAAAGTTCGAAGAGACGAGCGATCCAGACGAACGCAACCGCTTGCTTCAAGAGATTGCGATGTTCAAAGCTTGGGACGCAGACAAAGATGTCGATCCGTCGAAGCACGGCTATAAAGACTTCAGCCTTGGTGACGATGTGTTTACCGCAATGGAAGAACTGCACCGCTGGCGATTGTTCGATCGGACCGGTGCCGGTTTGATGGCCGAGCTTGGTTCGCACCAACTTGACGCGGTGAGCATCTTCTTGAGCTCGCTTCGCGACGATGGCAAGAAGGTTCATCCTTTGTCAGTGCATGCGGTCGGTGGACGCCACATCATGCCGAAGGATCGCAGCGTGGGCGATCACGTCTACTGCATGTACGAGTTCCCTGGCCCAGAGTACGATCCGACGTTCGGAGTTGGTTACTACGATCGCGTCGCCAACTATCCGAAGTCCGAATTCAAGAATGGTGCTTGGCAGCAAGTTGAACCGGTTCCTGGATACGACGTCGACCCGAACAAGAAGGTCGTCGTCACTTACTCGTCGATTAACGGCAACGGATTTGGTGGTTGGGGCGAAGTCGTGATGGGCACCAAGGGCACTCTTGTTCTCGATAAAGAGACGGATGTTCTGCTGTATCGCAACAGTGACACCAGCAGCAAGGTCGGCGTTGCCAAACAGGCCGGCGGCTATGCACTCGACACCAGTGCATCAGGTGACCTTACCGCTCCCGTGGCACAAGCTGCCGATTCAGGCCCGGTCAGTCGCGGATATCGCGAAGAGATCGAACACTGGGCGTATTGCATCCGAAATCCTGATAAGGAAAACCGTCCGCGATGCTACCCCGAAGTCGCCATGGGCGATGCGGTTATTGCCTTGGGCACCAACGTCGCATTGAAGAACGCCGCCGAAGGTAAGAGCGGATACTTAGAGTTCGACGAAGCATGGTTCGATATCGACAACGATGCTGTGCCAGATGGTAGCGACATCGCAGCCGAAACTGAATTCATGAAGCAACCAGTGGCCTAA
- a CDS encoding DoxX family protein, with the protein MTAMVMLVLLRLTIGWHFFSEGVDKRDAGNWSAAPFFANAQGPYANHYRNLVWDADGQYRLNKEAIKYTFALYRDQVSQHYGFTDEQKAKANLNYIEAVKQYDWIVSENAGDLEEFELGRQRIAKLDNDSGERSLRDGVDSLGGQRETIRREWLGKAKPTFDQIETLWKNYEGDQQALATDDQLAANSSIEMIKPRTGEIDTSVIDRIVPYFDMAVGLCLLIGFMTPLASLAAAGFLASVFLSQYPPTTGPGSSNYQLIECMACLVLASTGAGRFAGLDYFLHLFVRRSEAEVDRDDE; encoded by the coding sequence ATGACTGCTATGGTCATGCTTGTGCTATTGCGGCTCACTATAGGTTGGCATTTCTTTAGCGAGGGCGTTGATAAGCGAGACGCGGGCAACTGGTCCGCGGCTCCTTTCTTCGCAAACGCTCAGGGTCCTTATGCGAACCACTATCGCAACCTCGTTTGGGACGCCGATGGTCAATACCGGTTGAACAAGGAGGCCATCAAATACACCTTCGCGCTTTATCGCGATCAAGTGAGCCAACATTACGGATTCACCGACGAGCAAAAGGCTAAGGCCAACCTGAATTACATCGAAGCAGTCAAACAATACGATTGGATCGTGTCAGAGAACGCAGGTGACCTAGAGGAGTTTGAACTCGGTCGCCAACGAATCGCGAAACTCGACAACGATTCTGGCGAACGAAGTTTGCGCGACGGAGTGGATAGCTTGGGCGGACAACGAGAAACGATTCGTAGAGAGTGGTTGGGTAAGGCTAAGCCAACGTTCGATCAGATCGAAACGCTCTGGAAAAATTACGAGGGTGACCAGCAAGCACTCGCGACCGACGATCAGCTCGCTGCGAATTCTAGTATTGAGATGATCAAGCCGCGGACGGGGGAAATCGACACGAGTGTCATCGATCGTATCGTCCCCTACTTCGACATGGCGGTCGGTTTGTGCCTGTTGATCGGATTCATGACTCCGCTGGCCTCGCTTGCTGCCGCTGGATTCTTGGCATCGGTGTTCCTTAGTCAGTATCCACCGACGACGGGACCTGGATCGTCAAATTACCAACTCATCGAATGCATGGCGTGTCTCGTGCTTGCTTCCACTGGAGCTGGTCGTTTTGCGGGACTTGACTATTTCCTTCATTTGTTCGTTCGACGTAGCGAAGCCGAGGTGGATAGAGACGACGAATAA
- a CDS encoding PLP-dependent aminotransferase family protein, which yields MALPSWTVELLRRSLNEVADRARQPETIEKIKTQATEILQELPGTAARGIDAVMRSAEVGRKSVEKWARKHTQIAVPMINATGTLITDQGDGLALADPVFEIGREVMAGDTLRGDVLAERLHRRLQKAVADISHPSGKPVSAAISSSFAAAVASVATFSDSRTIAVHRSDCVRLPDGQSLPESLSSIGVRVAGLRSTVMEVGSSNHRDAADFSSVERACVVVADGGSEPLQTFDLQDKEAIQVAVLPVGLIHNKVDPSFAILSAEALLADKIDVVVLPGDGLVGGPASGILIGRADLIDAITSSVAWRVLRASDATTAMTTVAIEIDGSSVDVSPAIARLQTSEANLKDRAERLATRLSGSDLIASCQVTADDARLTPKGRWVVPSRQLCIRHQSKSAAEWSQSLREDMPAILTTHDETFVKVDLRWLNAASDAKLGELLAS from the coding sequence ATGGCATTGCCCAGTTGGACCGTTGAACTTTTGCGTCGCAGCCTGAATGAGGTTGCTGACCGTGCTCGGCAGCCCGAGACCATCGAAAAGATCAAGACCCAGGCGACTGAGATCCTTCAGGAACTACCGGGCACCGCTGCACGCGGGATCGACGCCGTCATGCGAAGCGCCGAAGTCGGACGAAAATCGGTAGAAAAGTGGGCTCGCAAACACACGCAAATTGCAGTTCCGATGATCAACGCCACGGGCACGTTGATTACCGATCAGGGTGACGGACTCGCGTTGGCCGACCCCGTGTTTGAAATTGGACGCGAAGTCATGGCCGGGGACACGCTTCGCGGCGACGTTTTGGCCGAGCGTCTGCATCGCCGTTTGCAGAAAGCCGTTGCGGATATTAGCCACCCATCGGGTAAACCAGTAAGCGCCGCGATCAGTTCAAGTTTTGCGGCTGCCGTAGCATCGGTAGCAACGTTTTCGGACTCTCGAACCATCGCAGTACATCGGAGCGATTGTGTTCGGCTGCCCGACGGCCAATCGCTTCCTGAATCCCTTTCGTCGATTGGAGTTCGGGTTGCGGGATTGCGCTCAACGGTGATGGAGGTCGGCAGTTCGAACCATCGCGATGCTGCCGATTTTTCGTCGGTCGAACGTGCTTGCGTCGTTGTTGCCGATGGTGGCAGCGAACCTCTTCAGACGTTCGATCTGCAAGACAAGGAAGCGATCCAAGTCGCCGTTCTTCCCGTTGGATTGATTCATAACAAGGTGGATCCGTCGTTTGCGATTCTGTCAGCCGAGGCTTTGTTGGCGGATAAAATCGACGTGGTCGTGCTTCCGGGTGATGGTTTGGTAGGTGGCCCCGCTAGCGGAATATTGATCGGCCGAGCCGATTTGATCGACGCTATTACCTCGTCGGTTGCATGGCGAGTGTTACGTGCATCCGATGCGACGACGGCCATGACGACTGTGGCAATTGAAATAGACGGCTCGTCGGTGGACGTTTCACCTGCGATCGCTCGGTTGCAAACCTCTGAAGCGAATTTGAAGGACCGAGCTGAACGTTTGGCAACGCGGCTTAGCGGATCGGATCTTATTGCGTCGTGCCAAGTCACCGCGGACGATGCTCGTTTAACCCCCAAGGGACGCTGGGTCGTGCCTTCGCGTCAATTGTGCATCCGACACCAAAGTAAGTCAGCCGCCGAGTGGTCACAGTCATTGCGAGAGGACATGCCCGCCATCTTGACCACTCATGACGAAACATTCGTCAAAGTCGATCTGCGTTGGCTAAATGCAGCCTCGGACGCTAAGCTCGGCGAACTATTGGCATCGTAA
- the hpf gene encoding ribosome hibernation-promoting factor, HPF/YfiA family has translation MQVNVSARHGSLQNGDQELVVEKVEKLRRLYDRVNAIEVTIDLKELDKPFVEIKVSIEGSDDCIATADSTTVISALDLAIPKAEQQLRRIKEKKTGHRATGHKHIDPIVADE, from the coding sequence ATGCAGGTCAATGTTTCAGCTAGGCACGGCAGTTTACAAAATGGCGACCAAGAGCTGGTTGTCGAAAAAGTCGAAAAGCTCCGCCGATTGTACGATCGCGTCAATGCGATCGAAGTGACGATTGACCTTAAGGAACTCGATAAACCGTTTGTCGAAATCAAAGTTTCGATCGAAGGTTCCGACGACTGCATCGCGACCGCCGATTCCACCACGGTAATTTCAGCGCTGGATTTGGCGATTCCAAAGGCGGAGCAACAACTCCGACGCATCAAGGAAAAGAAAACTGGCCACCGAGCCACTGGACACAAACACATTGACCCGATCGTTGCCGACGAATAA
- a CDS encoding PTS sugar transporter subunit IIA has translation MKFADFITTKAIKAELSSITKESVIEELVQALADAGEIDAEQRDDIIASIMKREELGSTGIGRGVAVPHTKHPSVSKLVGTVGVSDQGVDFDSLDGERVQLFFLLISPPERPGDHLRALENISRQLRDDAFCRFLKQSKKPEDIQQLLQEADDNQFVSG, from the coding sequence ATGAAGTTTGCAGATTTTATCACCACCAAGGCGATCAAGGCTGAGTTAAGCTCGATCACCAAAGAGTCCGTCATCGAAGAATTGGTTCAAGCCCTTGCCGACGCTGGCGAGATCGACGCTGAACAACGTGACGACATCATCGCTTCCATCATGAAGCGTGAAGAGCTCGGCAGCACCGGCATCGGCCGGGGTGTCGCTGTCCCGCACACCAAGCACCCCAGTGTTTCCAAACTGGTTGGAACCGTTGGTGTTTCTGATCAAGGCGTGGACTTTGATTCGCTCGATGGCGAACGCGTCCAGCTTTTCTTCTTGTTGATCAGCCCTCCCGAGCGGCCTGGTGATCACTTGCGTGCGCTCGAAAATATTTCTCGTCAACTCCGTGACGACGCATTTTGCCGGTTCCTCAAGCAGAGCAAGAAGCCTGAGGATATTCAACAATTGCTTCAGGAAGCCGACGATAACCAATTCGTGTCTGGCTAA
- a CDS encoding HPr family phosphocarrier protein, which translates to MSNAPLVRKVVVQNLEGLHARPAHLLVKAANNFQADITIGKNAEMMDCKSILSLLMLGAAQGTELTISVVGPDAPEALETILALFESGFDEGTGTENSVPDSVAPQGENPAGADAVMPGAKLEE; encoded by the coding sequence ATGAGTAACGCACCGCTTGTCCGCAAGGTCGTTGTGCAAAACCTCGAGGGGTTGCACGCGCGACCGGCTCATCTGTTGGTCAAAGCAGCCAACAACTTTCAAGCAGACATCACCATCGGCAAGAATGCCGAGATGATGGACTGTAAGAGCATTTTGTCGCTCTTGATGCTCGGCGCGGCTCAGGGAACCGAATTGACGATTTCGGTCGTCGGCCCCGATGCCCCCGAAGCACTCGAGACGATCTTAGCGCTCTTTGAATCTGGTTTTGACGAAGGCACGGGGACTGAAAACTCGGTGCCTGATAGCGTTGCCCCTCAGGGAGAAAATCCTGCGGGTGCGGATGCTGTTATGCCAGGAGCCAAGCTCGAGGAATAG
- the ptsP gene encoding phosphoenolpyruvate--protein phosphotransferase has protein sequence MVELQGIPVSPGVAIGPALVLDPDGYRIPRVFVAAAKADEEYARLREAVDLVAKRIADNRDETSAVAGDLTGDIFAAQLQMLHDPRLHAELGRRIRSQNQSAAYAVNRVLHDFAAALKQLDNPLLAERSQDVLDIEKQLLFELGAVSAQPLSDLTHTTVVLAHNLTPSETANLDRNFVHGFCTETGGPGGHTAIVAKGLELPAVVGIGNFIEDVNNGDTVIIDGDRGIVIISPDEETLAHYTRRLEERNSLSQRLSQLRDLPGETADGTRIRLSANIEFPHETESCIERGADGIGLYRTEFLYLSSLDEPSEEDHYQAYSQVVREMKGRPVVLRTLDLGADKMGHRPLAEHEHNPFLGLRSIRLSLRNLDLFRPQLRAVLRAAAHGDIRVMFPLITTIAELRQARMLLNLVAEDLKEEGIEYRSDIPVGMMVEVPAAVVMLDKFVGEVDFLSIGTNDLAQYTLAVDRSNEYVADLYQSCDPAVLRLIARCVEVADQSNTPLAVCGEMSSKPSRALLLIGMGVRNLSVPPSTLPRVKKAIRSVTITQCQEIAARVMNLEAARDIDMYLQDRLEDLVPELVVS, from the coding sequence ATGGTCGAACTGCAAGGAATCCCAGTATCGCCAGGAGTTGCGATCGGTCCAGCATTAGTGCTGGATCCAGACGGATATCGCATCCCTCGTGTTTTCGTCGCAGCCGCAAAAGCGGACGAAGAGTACGCGCGCCTGCGTGAAGCCGTTGATCTTGTCGCGAAACGCATCGCTGACAATCGAGACGAAACCTCTGCCGTTGCTGGCGACCTCACCGGCGACATCTTTGCGGCTCAGCTTCAGATGTTGCACGACCCCCGACTGCATGCCGAGCTAGGTCGTCGAATTCGAAGTCAGAATCAATCGGCCGCCTACGCGGTCAACCGAGTGCTTCATGACTTTGCCGCCGCGTTGAAGCAGCTCGACAATCCGCTGCTCGCCGAACGGTCCCAAGACGTTTTGGATATCGAGAAGCAACTGTTGTTCGAACTTGGTGCCGTTAGTGCTCAACCGTTATCGGACTTAACGCATACAACGGTCGTGCTTGCTCATAATTTGACACCCAGTGAAACGGCGAACTTGGATCGCAATTTCGTTCACGGGTTCTGCACCGAAACGGGTGGTCCCGGCGGGCATACAGCGATCGTTGCGAAGGGTCTTGAACTGCCAGCGGTCGTGGGCATCGGCAACTTCATCGAAGATGTCAACAACGGTGATACGGTCATCATCGACGGTGATCGCGGAATCGTCATCATCTCGCCGGATGAGGAAACCCTTGCTCATTACACCCGACGGCTCGAAGAACGAAATTCGCTATCCCAGCGACTATCACAACTTCGCGACCTTCCCGGCGAAACTGCCGATGGCACTCGCATCCGATTGTCGGCCAACATCGAGTTTCCTCACGAAACGGAATCTTGCATCGAACGTGGTGCCGATGGCATTGGGTTGTACCGAACCGAGTTTCTGTATCTATCCAGCCTCGACGAACCCAGCGAAGAGGATCATTACCAAGCCTATTCGCAGGTCGTTCGCGAAATGAAAGGTCGTCCCGTAGTCTTGCGGACCCTTGACCTCGGTGCCGACAAGATGGGGCACCGGCCCTTGGCCGAGCATGAACATAACCCGTTTCTGGGTTTGCGAAGCATTCGGTTGTCACTACGCAATCTCGATTTGTTTCGACCGCAATTGCGAGCCGTGTTGCGAGCGGCCGCGCACGGTGACATTCGTGTGATGTTCCCATTAATCACCACCATCGCCGAGCTTCGACAAGCTCGCATGCTGCTGAACCTTGTCGCCGAAGACTTAAAGGAAGAGGGCATCGAGTATCGAAGCGACATTCCGGTTGGAATGATGGTCGAGGTTCCCGCCGCAGTCGTCATGCTCGATAAGTTTGTCGGTGAAGTTGATTTCCTGAGCATCGGTACCAATGACTTGGCTCAGTACACGTTAGCCGTCGACCGTAGCAACGAGTATGTCGCGGACTTGTATCAGTCCTGTGATCCCGCAGTGCTTCGTTTGATCGCTCGCTGTGTTGAGGTGGCTGACCAGTCGAACACACCTTTGGCGGTTTGCGGCGAAATGAGCAGCAAGCCATCGCGAGCACTTCTGTTGATCGGCATGGGAGTTCGGAACCTGAGTGTTCCACCGTCGACATTGCCACGAGTTAAAAAGGCGATCCGCAGTGTCACGATCACGCAGTGCCAGGAGATTGCGGCTCGCGTGATGAATCTCGAAGCCGCCCGCGACATTGACATGTACCTGCAGGACCGCTTGGAAGATCTTGTACCCGAACTGGTGGTTTCATGA